The Blattabacterium cuenoti genome includes a region encoding these proteins:
- a CDS encoding thymidylate synthase has protein sequence MKQYLNLLKNVLKNGIKRKDRTGIGTKSIFGYQMRFDLEKGFPLLTTKKLDLRSIIYELLWFLKGDTNIQYLKDNQVSIWNEWADKNGELGPIYGLQWRKWPTYDGHFIDQIALLIEKIKLNPNSRRLIVSSWNVGMIQHMALPPCHLLFQFYVFEKKLSLLLYQRSADIFLGLPFNIASYALLLTMLAKILNLKEKELIHTIGDAHIYNNHIKQVKLQMKRTPRPLPKIILNPSVKNIFEFRFKDFQLRDYKPFPHIKGDVAV, from the coding sequence ATGAAACAATACTTAAATCTATTAAAAAACGTATTAAAAAACGGAATAAAAAGGAAAGATCGTACTGGAATAGGCACAAAAAGTATATTTGGATATCAAATGAGATTCGATTTAGAAAAAGGATTTCCTCTTTTGACCACAAAAAAATTGGATTTACGATCTATTATTTATGAATTATTGTGGTTTTTGAAAGGAGACACTAATATACAATATTTAAAAGATAATCAAGTTTCTATATGGAATGAATGGGCAGATAAAAATGGAGAACTGGGGCCAATATATGGGTTACAATGGAGAAAATGGCCTACATATGATGGCCATTTTATTGATCAAATAGCTCTTCTTATAGAAAAGATCAAATTGAATCCAAATTCACGACGTTTGATTGTTTCTTCTTGGAATGTGGGAATGATTCAACATATGGCGCTTCCTCCCTGTCATTTGCTATTTCAATTCTATGTATTTGAAAAAAAGTTATCGTTGCTATTATATCAGAGAAGTGCAGATATTTTTCTAGGATTGCCTTTTAATATAGCTTCCTACGCTTTACTACTCACTATGTTAGCTAAAATACTTAATTTAAAAGAAAAAGAATTAATTCACACTATAGGTGATGCTCATATTTATAACAATCATATCAAACAAGTAAAATTACAAATGAAAAGAACTCCAAGACCCCTTCCAAAAATAATCCTAAACCCATCAGTAAAAAATATTTTTGAATTTCGTTTTAAAGATTTTCAATTAAGAGATTATAAACCTTTTCCTCATATTAAGGGTGACGTTGCTGTTTAA
- a CDS encoding ribose-phosphate diphosphokinase, producing the protein MNQKVLFFSTRSGLKLSENIASYYGTFLGKVRFLEFSDGEYTPCFEQSVRGAQVFLIGSTFPPVDNLMELLLMCDAARRASAHNITLVIPYFGWARQDHKDKPRTPIAAKLVANLMVASGATRVMTMDLHADQIQGFFDIPVDHLYASRIFIDYIKKLNIDQLTIASPDMGGAKRARSYAGYLGTDVVICYKERKKANEIEFMNLIGNVKEKNIILIDDMVDTAGTLTEAANLIKKQGAKSVRSIATHPVLSGNSYEKINQSELEELVVTDTIPINKIKSNDKIKVLSCAPLFAEVMQSVHNDESISNKFVI; encoded by the coding sequence ATGAATCAAAAAGTTCTCTTCTTTTCTACAAGAAGTGGGTTAAAATTATCAGAAAATATAGCTTCTTATTATGGAACTTTTCTTGGTAAAGTGCGATTTTTAGAATTTAGTGATGGAGAATATACTCCTTGTTTTGAACAATCTGTTCGTGGGGCTCAAGTTTTTTTAATTGGTTCGACTTTTCCTCCAGTAGACAATTTGATGGAATTACTATTAATGTGCGATGCCGCTCGTAGAGCTTCCGCTCATAATATAACACTTGTTATACCATATTTTGGATGGGCTAGACAAGATCATAAAGATAAACCTAGAACTCCTATTGCTGCTAAACTTGTAGCAAATTTAATGGTTGCTTCAGGAGCGACTAGAGTTATGACCATGGATTTGCATGCAGATCAAATTCAGGGTTTTTTCGATATCCCTGTAGATCATTTATATGCATCTAGAATATTCATTGATTATATTAAAAAATTAAACATAGATCAATTAACTATCGCTTCTCCAGATATGGGAGGAGCTAAAAGAGCTAGAAGTTATGCTGGGTATTTAGGAACAGATGTAGTTATTTGTTACAAAGAAAGAAAAAAAGCAAATGAAATTGAATTTATGAATCTTATAGGGAATGTTAAAGAAAAAAATATTATACTTATAGATGATATGGTCGATACCGCAGGTACTCTAACAGAAGCTGCTAACTTAATAAAAAAACAAGGAGCTAAAAGTGTACGCTCTATTGCTACTCATCCAGTTTTATCAGGAAACTCATATGAAAAAATAAATCAATCAGAACTTGAAGAATTGGTGGTTACAGATACTATTCCTATAAATAAAATAAAATCTAATGATAAAATCAAAGTTTTATCTTGCGCTCCACTTTTTGCTGAAGTCATGCAATCAGTACATAACGATGAATCCATAAGTAATAAATTCGTAATATGA
- the thrC gene encoding threonine synthase — protein MLYHSLKNHRDLVSFEDAVLRGLSPDGGLYIPECIPKLKPQFFHNLSKYDIYAVSMTVIKPYIGKSIPEESIYNIVHDTLNFPFPLKKIHDNIHVLELFHGPTLAFKDVGAEFMAGCLSFFSKKIGKKVTVLVATSGDTGGAVAKGFYKKPGIEVIILYPHNGISSLQEKQITTLGNNILALEIDGNFDDCQKMVKKAFLDKEVQKKYILTSANSINVARWLPQMFYYFLAYQQIPVDLIFSVPSGNFGNICAGIIAEKMGLPIKFFIASTNVNDTIPRFLKTGKYNPLPVKKTISNAMDISDPSNFSRIWYLYEKNMFQLREKLYSYQFTDEETLHIIEKVWNEYKYMLDPHGAIGYLGLKQYLQEVKNIPSIAIFLETAHPIKFIDDMPFLLRKKIVFPKELEIFLSAKRKKQKISLSNDFSVFKNWLLERK, from the coding sequence ATGTTGTATCATAGTTTAAAAAATCATAGAGATTTAGTTTCTTTCGAAGATGCTGTTTTAAGAGGGTTATCACCAGATGGAGGATTGTACATCCCTGAATGTATTCCTAAACTAAAACCTCAATTTTTTCATAATCTTTCAAAGTATGATATTTATGCAGTTTCTATGACTGTTATAAAACCTTATATCGGAAAATCCATACCAGAAGAATCTATTTATAATATTGTTCATGATACTTTAAATTTTCCTTTTCCATTGAAAAAAATTCATGATAATATTCACGTATTAGAGCTTTTTCATGGACCTACTTTAGCTTTTAAAGATGTAGGGGCTGAATTTATGGCAGGATGTTTAAGTTTTTTTTCAAAAAAAATAGGAAAAAAAGTAACAGTTTTAGTAGCCACTTCAGGAGACACTGGTGGAGCTGTTGCTAAAGGTTTTTATAAAAAACCTGGGATAGAAGTCATTATTTTATATCCACATAATGGAATTAGCTCTTTGCAAGAGAAACAAATTACCACATTGGGAAACAATATTCTAGCTTTAGAAATTGATGGAAATTTTGATGATTGTCAAAAAATGGTAAAAAAAGCCTTTTTAGATAAGGAAGTGCAAAAAAAATATATATTAACTTCTGCAAATTCTATTAATGTAGCGAGATGGCTTCCTCAAATGTTCTATTATTTTTTAGCTTATCAACAAATACCGGTTGATTTAATTTTTTCAGTTCCTAGTGGAAATTTTGGAAATATATGTGCAGGAATAATAGCTGAGAAAATGGGATTACCAATCAAATTTTTTATTGCTTCTACAAATGTTAATGATACCATCCCCAGATTTTTGAAAACGGGAAAATATAATCCTCTTCCAGTAAAAAAAACTATATCAAATGCTATGGATATATCTGATCCGAGTAACTTTTCTAGAATATGGTATTTGTACGAAAAAAATATGTTTCAATTAAGAGAAAAACTTTATTCCTATCAATTTACGGACGAGGAGACTCTACACATTATAGAAAAGGTGTGGAATGAATACAAGTATATGCTTGATCCACATGGAGCTATTGGTTATTTAGGTCTTAAACAATATTTACAAGAAGTTAAAAATATTCCATCTATAGCTATTTTTTTAGAAACTGCTCATCCAATTAAGTTTATAGATGATATGCCTTTTCTTTTACGAAAAAAAATTGTTTTTCCTAAGGAACTGGAAATATTTTTAAGTGCAAAAAGAAAAAAACAAAAAATATCCCTATCCAATGATTTTAGTGTTTTTAAAAATTGGTTATTGGAAAGAAAATAA
- a CDS encoding 50S ribosomal protein L25, producing the protein MKHINIYGQKRDVGKKATHSIRLSGKIPCILYGKNINIPFFTSLESIKKIVYTKEVYEIIIQIDNQNINAVQKEIQFDPVSDKILHADFFQIDKSKPIVLEIPVRSFGRPIGVSKGGEYYSPIRKLKVKAFLYNIPEYIKLNIDSLDIGDRITVEDLYNDQYVILHPPHTLIARVKNSRINIKSSQEENPEDKKEKEDKKEKEDKKEKEDKKEKEDKKKIKRR; encoded by the coding sequence ATGAAACATATAAATATATACGGTCAAAAAAGAGATGTTGGAAAGAAAGCGACTCATTCTATTCGACTTTCTGGAAAAATACCATGTATTTTGTATGGAAAAAATATAAATATTCCATTTTTTACTTCATTAGAAAGTATAAAAAAAATAGTGTATACAAAGGAGGTATATGAAATAATTATTCAAATAGATAATCAAAATATAAATGCAGTTCAAAAAGAAATACAATTTGATCCTGTTAGTGACAAAATATTACATGCAGATTTTTTTCAAATTGATAAATCAAAACCGATTGTCTTAGAAATTCCTGTAAGATCTTTTGGAAGACCTATTGGAGTTTCTAAAGGAGGAGAATATTATTCTCCAATTAGAAAACTAAAAGTCAAAGCTTTTTTATATAATATTCCAGAATATATAAAATTAAATATTGATTCTTTAGACATAGGAGATAGAATAACAGTTGAAGATCTATATAACGATCAGTATGTTATATTGCACCCTCCTCACACACTTATAGCAAGAGTGAAAAATTCCCGTATAAATATTAAAAGCTCTCAAGAAGAAAATCCAGAAGATAAAAAAGAAAAAGAAGATAAAAAAGAAAAAGAAGATAAAAAAGAAAAAGAAGATAAAAAAGAAAAAGAAGATAAAAAGAAGATAAAAAGAAGATAA
- the aroB gene encoding 3-dehydroquinate synthase, which yields MKNSDIGMGIYFREKAYEILENYLLNQIDSIKNTFILLDDRSYKHCLPILLSRIDLLKESNLIQIKSGEEEKNIHTCIKICKNLEKFKGNRKSLILNLGGGVITDVGGFVASIFKRGIRFINIPTTLLGMVDAAVGYKTGVNLDSIKNEIGSFYIPEFLIIDTHFLKTLPKKEIISGMAEMFKHGLIADRGFWIKMNQIKDINNINQWDHLIHQSILIKQKIVHQDPKEKGLRKILNFGHTIGHALESYFLNTEKILHGMAVIMGMICESWISSKINGLSIYDYESIKSTFYELYPVKKKFFDLSDLEIEKILMIMEYDKKNENNKIQFSLLKEIGKCSYNCKVPHSLIKECFFN from the coding sequence ATGAAAAATAGTGATATAGGGATGGGCATATATTTTCGTGAAAAAGCTTATGAAATACTAGAAAATTATCTCCTTAACCAAATAGATTCCATAAAAAATACATTCATTTTGTTGGATGACAGAAGTTATAAACATTGTCTTCCTATTCTTTTATCTCGTATAGATCTTTTAAAAGAATCTAATTTGATTCAGATCAAATCAGGAGAAGAAGAAAAAAATATTCATACATGTATTAAAATATGTAAAAATCTGGAAAAATTTAAAGGAAATAGGAAAAGTTTAATCCTAAATTTAGGAGGAGGCGTTATAACAGATGTAGGTGGATTTGTAGCTTCTATATTTAAAAGGGGAATTCGTTTTATAAATATTCCTACTACTTTATTAGGAATGGTTGATGCTGCTGTGGGCTACAAAACAGGTGTTAATTTAGATTCTATTAAAAATGAAATAGGATCTTTTTATATTCCAGAATTTTTAATTATTGATACTCATTTTTTGAAAACTCTTCCTAAGAAAGAAATTATTTCTGGAATGGCTGAAATGTTTAAACATGGTTTAATAGCGGATAGAGGCTTTTGGATAAAAATGAATCAAATAAAAGATATAAATAATATAAATCAATGGGATCATTTAATTCATCAGTCTATATTAATAAAACAGAAAATTGTGCACCAAGATCCTAAAGAAAAAGGATTAAGAAAAATTCTTAATTTTGGACATACCATTGGACATGCTTTAGAAAGTTATTTTCTGAATACAGAAAAAATATTACATGGGATGGCTGTTATTATGGGAATGATCTGTGAATCTTGGATTTCATCCAAAATTAATGGATTATCTATTTATGATTATGAAAGCATAAAATCAACATTTTATGAATTATATCCAGTGAAAAAAAAATTTTTTGATTTATCTGATTTAGAAATCGAAAAAATATTGATGATTATGGAATATGATAAAAAAAATGAGAATAATAAAATTCAATTTTCTTTATTAAAAGAAATAGGAAAATGTTCCTATAATTGTAAAGTCCCACATTCCTTGATAAAAGAATGTTTTTTTAACTAA
- a CDS encoding DedA family protein produces MSDFWDFFQHLFNPRWIFLYFGNTALFVLLAIVFAETGFFIGFFLPGDSLLFTAGIFGEDLCKNFYNVPFFVIILIVAGVATLGNMQGYWLGYRSGKLLYKKKDSFFFKKKHLILAKLFYNKYKTTALIMSRFLPMFRSFAPIIAGAIRIDFKKFMVYNIIGALSWTFSIMLAGHYLDKSFPELKNHLEWIILLIVFTTTLPILLKIRIKKKALI; encoded by the coding sequence ATGTCTGATTTTTGGGATTTTTTTCAGCATTTATTCAATCCTAGATGGATATTTTTATATTTTGGAAATACAGCTTTGTTTGTTCTATTGGCAATAGTTTTTGCAGAAACAGGATTTTTTATTGGATTTTTCTTGCCCGGAGATTCTTTGTTGTTTACTGCTGGAATTTTTGGAGAAGATTTATGCAAAAATTTTTATAATGTGCCTTTCTTTGTTATTATTTTAATTGTAGCTGGTGTAGCTACTCTTGGGAACATGCAAGGATATTGGTTAGGATATAGATCCGGTAAATTGTTATATAAAAAAAAGGATTCATTTTTTTTTAAGAAAAAACATCTTATTCTGGCAAAATTGTTTTATAATAAATACAAAACAACTGCATTAATCATGAGTCGTTTTCTTCCAATGTTTCGTTCTTTTGCTCCTATTATAGCAGGTGCAATCCGAATTGATTTCAAAAAATTTATGGTATATAATATTATTGGAGCGCTTTCTTGGACTTTTTCTATTATGTTGGCTGGACATTATTTGGATAAAAGTTTTCCTGAATTAAAAAATCATCTCGAATGGATTATTTTATTAATCGTATTTACTACAACTTTACCGATTCTTTTGAAAATTAGAATAAAGAAAAAAGCACTAATTTAA
- the thrA gene encoding bifunctional aspartate kinase/homoserine dehydrogenase I, with protein MQVLKFGGSSVAHSDAIKRICSLLEKKPKGRYAIVVSALGNITDQLIQCGQLASERKNIYKNILEEIEIRHLNIIRELFPITYQSHLISWIKKNINDLESLCDGIFQVEELSKRSLDKIMSFGELSSSFLIAEKLKQSGLDAICKDSRDLIITDSQFGCAQVDFITSNHHIIQFFREKISEYIVLPGFIGSTLENETTTLGRGGSDYTAAILASAISASLLEIWTDVSGMMTANPKVVNQAFPIKEISYEEAMELSHFGAKVIYPPTIQPAMKKHIPIQIKNTFSPLDPGTLIYISKNTNISQPVTGISGIQNMALLTLEGSGMVGIPGYSKRLFEALSREKINVIFITQSSSEHSITTGIHEMDVIKAKAVIDSEFSQEIHQRRIDPLRIEKDLCIIAVVGDNMKNLHGTSGKMFSSLGRNSINVRAIAQGSTEKNISAVIRKTDFKKALNTLHEAFFESPPKQINLFICGVGKVGSKLLEQIDQQQNYLLEELKLQVRVIGLANSKKMYFNSHGMNLVHWKKHLTQDSNKMNIYSFMEEVWKFNLRNSLFVDNTASEEMAMTYDKFLKNGIGVITCNKIACSSDYDHYKRLKTLSRHFKAPFLFETNVGASLPVISTLNDLINSGDKINKIEAVLSGSLNFIFNHFTGKKSFLEVVKEAQLKGYTEPDPRIDLSGLDVMRKILILARECGSPLEMSDIHQKSFLPETCSKSTSIENFYQELDKYRDYFFRIRNEAEKDKKRLRFIARYENGVPSVGLESIKENHPFFQLEGKDNMVLYNTYRYSEQPLIIKGAGAGAEVTASGVFSDIIKATK; from the coding sequence ATGCAAGTTTTAAAATTTGGGGGAAGTTCCGTAGCTCATTCTGATGCCATCAAACGTATTTGTTCTTTATTAGAAAAAAAACCAAAAGGAAGATATGCCATTGTTGTGTCTGCATTAGGAAATATTACTGACCAATTAATACAATGTGGTCAATTAGCTTCTGAAAGAAAAAATATTTATAAAAATATACTAGAAGAAATAGAAATTCGTCATCTAAATATTATCAGAGAGTTGTTTCCAATCACTTATCAAAGTCATTTAATTAGTTGGATTAAAAAAAATATAAATGATCTAGAAAGTTTATGCGATGGAATTTTTCAGGTAGAAGAACTTTCAAAACGTTCTTTAGATAAAATCATGAGTTTTGGAGAACTGAGTTCTTCTTTTCTTATTGCGGAAAAATTAAAACAATCTGGATTAGATGCTATTTGTAAAGATAGTAGAGATTTAATTATTACTGATTCTCAATTCGGATGTGCACAAGTAGACTTTATTACAAGTAATCACCATATCATTCAATTTTTTAGAGAAAAGATATCAGAATACATTGTATTACCAGGTTTTATAGGTTCTACTTTAGAAAACGAAACGACTACTCTTGGAAGAGGAGGATCTGATTATACTGCAGCTATCCTAGCTTCAGCTATATCGGCTAGTTTGCTTGAAATATGGACTGATGTAAGTGGAATGATGACTGCTAATCCAAAAGTTGTGAATCAAGCTTTTCCTATTAAGGAAATTTCTTATGAAGAAGCAATGGAATTATCGCATTTTGGAGCAAAAGTAATTTATCCTCCAACGATACAACCTGCCATGAAAAAACATATTCCTATACAAATTAAAAATACTTTTTCTCCTTTAGATCCAGGAACATTGATTTATATTAGTAAAAACACTAATATAAGTCAGCCAGTTACTGGAATATCTGGTATTCAAAATATGGCTTTACTTACTCTTGAAGGAAGTGGAATGGTCGGAATTCCTGGATATTCCAAACGTTTATTTGAAGCATTATCACGTGAAAAAATAAATGTAATATTTATAACTCAAAGTTCTTCAGAACATTCAATTACTACAGGTATTCATGAAATGGATGTTATCAAAGCAAAAGCTGTAATAGATAGTGAATTCTCTCAAGAAATCCATCAAAGACGTATTGATCCATTGAGGATAGAAAAAGATCTTTGTATTATTGCTGTAGTAGGAGATAATATGAAAAATCTTCATGGAACTAGTGGAAAAATGTTTTCTTCTTTAGGAAGAAACAGTATTAATGTTAGAGCTATAGCACAAGGTTCTACTGAAAAAAATATATCAGCTGTTATTAGAAAAACTGATTTTAAAAAAGCATTAAACACCTTGCATGAAGCTTTTTTTGAAAGTCCACCAAAACAAATTAACCTTTTCATTTGTGGAGTGGGAAAAGTAGGAAGTAAATTACTTGAGCAAATAGATCAACAACAAAATTATCTATTGGAAGAATTAAAACTTCAAGTTAGAGTAATAGGATTAGCTAACAGCAAAAAAATGTATTTTAATAGTCATGGAATGAATTTAGTTCATTGGAAGAAACATCTAACCCAAGATTCTAACAAGATGAACATATACTCTTTTATGGAGGAGGTTTGGAAATTTAATCTAAGAAATAGTTTATTTGTTGATAATACAGCTAGTGAAGAGATGGCTATGACCTATGATAAATTCTTAAAAAATGGAATTGGTGTTATTACCTGTAATAAGATAGCTTGTTCCTCTGATTATGATCATTATAAAAGATTAAAAACACTTTCTAGACATTTTAAAGCTCCATTTTTATTTGAAACTAATGTAGGAGCCAGCTTACCAGTTATTAGTACACTCAATGATCTTATTAATAGTGGAGATAAAATTAATAAAATAGAAGCTGTTTTATCAGGAAGTTTGAATTTTATATTCAATCACTTTACAGGAAAAAAATCATTTTTAGAAGTAGTCAAAGAAGCTCAATTGAAAGGATATACGGAACCTGATCCTCGTATTGATTTAAGTGGATTAGATGTAATGCGAAAAATACTTATTTTAGCAAGAGAATGTGGCTCTCCATTAGAAATGAGTGATATTCATCAAAAATCTTTTCTTCCTGAAACTTGTTCAAAGTCCACTTCTATAGAAAATTTTTATCAAGAATTAGATAAATACAGAGATTATTTTTTTAGGATTAGAAATGAAGCAGAAAAAGACAAAAAACGTTTGCGTTTTATTGCTCGTTATGAAAATGGAGTTCCTTCTGTCGGGTTAGAATCAATTAAAGAAAATCATCCATTTTTTCAACTGGAAGGAAAAGATAATATGGTTTTGTATAACACATATCGTTATTCTGAACAACCTCTTATCATAAAAGGAGCAGGTGCTGGAGCAGAAGTGACTGCATCTGGAGTTTTTTCAGATATTATTAAAGCTACTAAATAA
- a CDS encoding nucleoside deaminase — protein MKIALKEAFIAFHKNEVPIGAAITYEDVVIAKAHNLTETFSNITAHAEMLVIDLASNYLKNKYIKKCTLYVTLEPCIMCAGALFWSQIGRVVCGASSNSRRGFLYSGIKLHPKTKFVSGIMKNQCKDLIQKFFFFKRIHKH, from the coding sequence ATGAAAATAGCTTTAAAAGAAGCTTTTATTGCTTTTCATAAAAATGAAGTTCCTATAGGAGCCGCAATAACGTATGAAGATGTAGTTATAGCAAAAGCCCATAATTTAACTGAAACTTTCAGTAACATCACCGCACATGCAGAAATGTTGGTCATAGACTTAGCTTCTAATTATTTGAAAAATAAATATATAAAAAAATGCACATTATATGTCACTTTAGAACCATGTATTATGTGTGCAGGAGCTTTATTTTGGTCTCAAATAGGAAGAGTGGTTTGTGGAGCATCCAGTAATTCTAGAAGAGGTTTTTTGTATTCTGGGATTAAATTACATCCAAAAACTAAATTTGTATCTGGAATTATGAAAAATCAATGTAAAGATCTGATCCAAAAATTCTTTTTTTTTAAAAGAATTCATAAGCATTAA
- a CDS encoding homoserine kinase, with product MKGIKIFSPATVANLACGFDVIGLALDLPKDEIFLYKSNKPGIRINRIHGTSLPNDPKKNVAFVALQFLLKKYEQKQRFEKEEKIGFEIELIKNIHPGSGIGSSAASAAGVVYGANILLGNPFSTIQLIRFAMEGERVASGTAHADNVAPSIMGGITLVRSYKPLDITKLHAPNELWVSVIHPQIEIKTSDAREILKQKILMTDAIRQWGNVGALVAGFYQENYGLISRSLEDVIVEPIRAMLIPAFYELKIRCKEIGALGGGISGSGPSVFMLSKGSYTAKKVTEVMNRVYSPLKVDYKTYTSPINQQGVKWSKIF from the coding sequence ATGAAGGGGATTAAAATATTTTCACCAGCTACTGTTGCTAATCTAGCTTGTGGTTTTGATGTTATTGGATTAGCTTTAGATCTTCCAAAAGATGAAATTTTTTTGTATAAATCCAATAAACCAGGAATACGTATTAATAGAATACATGGAACATCGTTGCCAAACGATCCAAAAAAGAATGTAGCTTTTGTAGCTTTACAGTTTTTATTAAAAAAATATGAACAAAAACAAAGATTTGAAAAAGAAGAAAAAATAGGATTCGAAATAGAATTAATTAAAAATATTCATCCTGGAAGTGGAATAGGATCTAGTGCCGCTAGTGCTGCAGGCGTCGTTTATGGGGCTAATATCCTATTAGGAAATCCTTTTAGTACCATACAATTAATCCGTTTTGCTATGGAAGGAGAGCGTGTAGCAAGTGGAACTGCTCATGCTGATAATGTCGCTCCTTCTATAATGGGAGGAATTACATTAGTAAGAAGTTATAAGCCTCTGGATATTACTAAGTTACATGCTCCAAATGAATTGTGGGTAAGCGTTATACATCCACAAATTGAAATAAAAACATCGGATGCAAGAGAAATTCTAAAACAAAAAATATTAATGACAGATGCTATTAGACAATGGGGAAACGTAGGTGCATTAGTTGCAGGTTTTTATCAAGAAAATTATGGTTTAATAAGCAGATCTCTAGAAGATGTGATTGTTGAACCTATACGAGCAATGCTCATCCCAGCTTTTTATGAATTAAAAATCAGATGTAAAGAAATAGGAGCTTTAGGAGGAGGAATTTCTGGTTCAGGCCCTTCTGTTTTCATGTTAAGCAAAGGAAGCTATACTGCGAAAAAAGTTACTGAAGTCATGAATCGTGTATATTCTCCATTAAAAGTTGATTATAAAACTTATACTTCTCCTATTAATCAACAAGGAGTAAAGTGGTCTAAAATTTTTTGA